From the Hoplias malabaricus isolate fHopMal1 chromosome 13, fHopMal1.hap1, whole genome shotgun sequence genome, the window TCCCCAGAAACGAACACTTTTCAGTTAAAGATAAACAGTAGTAGAGGTCGAATGCGGGAGCTTATTTCGCCCGTCGTCGTCTGTCGTTTGTGTGCTGGGCGCTAAAGTGCGGGGAAGCTTTTCGTCTTCAACGTCggattaaacaaagctaaaaaaGTCCAAACTCAAGTTCACACGGGGCCAAACGACAGTGGAAAGTGGACTGAGTCGAAATTGTGCAGTTTTGTTCAGTGGAAACGGCTATATTTTTCTTTCGACGCGGTTTTGTCGGGACGTTGTGAAGGGATTTGAAACAAACAGCGGCGGCCATGTTGAGATGTTGAGTTGGAGTGTCGCCTTTTCTAACTTGCTCGCGTCTTGTTTTTCTGCCTTTTTGAATCGCGAAACAGTGTAAAAACGCGTTTTGCTTATGTGTTGACAGCATGACAGTGAACAACGGAGCTTCCTCCGGAGCCGAGGGAGCGAGTAATGCGGCCCGCAAGCTCGACAACGGCGGCGAGGACGAGGAGAGCGCCTCGGAGCAGCAGCCAAGCACAAAGAGGAGAGACGCGGAGGAGGAAACGCTTCTCTCCGCTGTCGATCGGATCGGTCCGGCTCAATCATCCTCGTCCCCGAACCCGAGCCCCGGTCAAGATCAGCACCATTTCCTCCGTTCCAGCGTACGACCTCCGAGCAAGCGGCTGCGCAAAGAGCTTGCTGCCCCGGCCCTCAACGGCCACAGTGGGGCGAGAGCCAGAGGTAAGTCTCGCTCTTCAGGAGCACGAAACTTTATatttttcactcttatttttttattggcGGGATCTTACCGAAGTAGACAGCAACAGTTGATGGAAAACTTAGACTTCTACTTCTTATGTTGACTTCTATGTGTTGTTGGCAGTAGTTTATAGAGGAGGGAACATCAGTTAATGGGAAAAGGGGAGCAGATTTAAAGCCAAAAGGATGCTGCTGCTTTCATTTGTCAGCAGCACACAGTTCCAAATCGCTGTTGTTCATAAATTACAGTATTTCAGCAATCCGTTTTAATCTGAGAAGACAGGTTTTTGGAGGGTTGATATCAGTCTCAAAGTTATGCTGTTGTACAACTATATTCACAAATCTGGTGCAGGTGAACAATTCGTTTTGAACTGGCTTTGAACCAGAGCTCTGCTCAGCTGCAGTGATTAAACACATGGGCTTGGATAGAGATGATAGGTTCTGATGATATCAGACTAAGGGCTTTTGGTGAAAGTATTAGATTGCAGTTTTTCCTAGCAGTTATGCAATTTAATTGCGACGTTTCTGTTAATTCAGCTTCAAACCTGTTTTCACAAAAGATCAGCACATCTACTTTAAGACCTGAGGCTTTTTGAGgcattaatgctgaaagatgTGACAAGACCTCAGTTATTGTTCATCTAAatattttgatttaatttttaaataaagacgTTAGCTGTTCAAACCAGTGGGTACTGACTCATAAAATAACTTTGGAATTGGATAGATGCTtaaatttgctgaatgtttccTTGTCATTTTGATACCGTTTcaattagatttttaaaaaaggcatTTGTGAAAATTGTGAAAAATAGTATTTGTGAAGCTAGGTCATTGTGTAAAATAActgcaatatttaaaatttgttttgtttgtaaccCCATAGTTAAAAAGTTCTGATGTTGGTTCAGGTGAATTTAGTCccaaatattttatacattttataaattattgttTATGCTATTAGCATTGACATTTTCAATGGGTATGACAGGGGCATCTTTTGCATATTAAGTTTGAAGTTGCAATACAAAGCTGAAGTTTAATTGATCTTTGATATTATTCAATATTTTCAAATGTGAGttttacacagtcacagagaTTGTGAACCGGCAGTTTGGCATTCAGAGCCCAAggggaaaaaatacattttcttgtCGTTTTGATGTGAATAGGGCTTGGAgctttatagaaaataatagcATTAAATGACATTCGCAATATTGGTAAGATATTCTCTCCAGATTATTCAGCCCTAGAGGAGTTTTTGTTGTGAATGTTAGTTTGTAgtacaattgtgtgtgtttgtgagagagagacacacacagacacagagacagagatgatAGGGGGAATTAGTACTGTTGGCTTCTTTTTCTATCCACATGTTGTATTTGGGTCAACAATAGAAAACATTTTCATTGCCAAATATGTAACACCAGTGTTTCAGGGGGAGGCATAACCAGCTAGGAGTTCATTACATCAAATCTAATTATATATTGTTCTGGTGAGGATAGTGACTTGTTTaagctttggaaaaaaaaatcacatgcaATAACATTCAATCAATTAGAATCATACATGTATCAGGATTTATAAAAGCCTGTTGAGTAGGAGGGGTGTAACTGTACACAAGTCAAAGTTCCATTCACTCAGTTTTGCATTGGGCTTCTTTGGGTTTGGAATGGTTCTATGAGTGGGGGCAGTAGTAAATAGAGGGTAAAATATGACCATAGgattcttttatttaatttgaacaGACCACTGTGAAAGTTGCAGTTTGTTCCATCTAGTGACATATAGTCACCCTGAGGTTGTTAAAGCTGAgtagatttttctttttcttattttttttttaaatactttttaaatacTCTTTACATCCTTATTATTGCTCAGTACTCTGACAACATGAACAGAAAGATTATTTTTCTATATAGGCCACAAGACTGTAAAATCTGTCCAATAATTTAATTCAGTCAGAATTAAATGAAGGGCCGGCTTACCTGCCTGTCTGGAGATGCTGAAATTGTTCACTCTCCATAAGCATGCAAGCTGCAGGCATGCACAGAGACTCCATAcatgccagagagagagagggagagaaagaaagaaatgaaagacAGAGTAAGAGAAGGCTTTCTAAGAAAAAGAGGCTGAACGAAGTTGTTTTAGCATGCCAGAAAGAACATTAATCAGACATGGGGTAGGTAAATAATGTTTGAATGTAGTGCCTTGGGATCCTCAAAAtttgcttgctctctctgtcacaaatattggtttaaatgtttttgGGTGTATGAAGAGGAAGAACTTGAGGGACAAACACGTTCTCAGGAAATAAAAAGCTTGCTACAAGGGGCTACAATGGTTTCTTTCTTGATATGTGGCGCATGCACGatatgctctgtcccaaatagcACACTTCATGTTACATAGTGggcttcacagattataaaattaATACTGCTACATGCTGAGAAGGCACTGACTGTTTTTACATAGAGTGCACTTTTTGAGTGCACTCCCCAATATTTAATGACCTAGGTTGTGCACGTCTCAGTATGACTGTCTGTGTTGAACTGTGACCCTGTTCCGTGATGGTTTGATATGAATAGAGTAGTTAACTGCAGCAGGGAAGAATGAAACCGGAAATTTCCTACCAAATTTTGATTGTAGTCTATCTGTCTAGCTAGCTAGTTAGGAGCCTGACAAAGCTGCAAGAGCAAAATAATTAGTTGACATAAAATCAAAAACCTCtgttatataaaattaatttgttattaattGAACCCTGCCCCCTGTACCATGACGGTTTGGTATGAATATAATAGTTAACACATGTTGGTTAAAGTTAGGACTTTTATCAGTTGGTGATGGCATTGGCAGATTTTAGAGAATATGGACAGACACGTGAGAATCAAGTTTTGGTATGTAGTGATATACGTAAATTAGTCAGTATGGAACAGTAATAGAGAAGCAGAAGAATAATCGTTTTAATGTAGTTGTAGATCTATTCTAATGTAGCTGTAGCAGGACTCTTCCTACTCGTCTGCAGcttgttcaaaatgcagcagcctgTCTTCTCACCAGGACACAACCTAGGGAGCATATCACACCAGTTCTGGCCtctcttcattggctgcctgtgagTTTTAGgactgattttaaaatattagtgCTGACTTACCAGGCTTTACATAATGAGGGCCCAGCATACATCTCTGATGTCCTCTGCCCACTTGAGTGTGAGACCTTCAAGATCCTCTAACCAGGGGCTTCTGTTTCTTTTAGTAACTCTTGATTTTGGTTGTCGTTGaattactttgtgtttttggctctgttgtttcattattttatttatttttataattgtatatttaattatagtatttttattttgtatttaattatgATATATTGTGAAGCACATTGTGTCTTGCTCtagaaaagtgctatacaaataaatatttatttacttacactTTTAAATTGATTTCAATATGTTGCTGAAAATTCTGATATTATAATGAAGTGTCTTATAAAATCTACACTTGCTAATCTGTCACGATTTTGCTGTACCATGAAAACATGTTTATCCACTGTTTTTAGTGGACACAGCAAACACAGCCAAAAATGAATTGTACTGTGAAGAAATTTATTCAGTTAAAAATAAGTTGATCCACTGCTGTCACAAGAAAATATTCTGGAATGAATGTTTGAAAATTAAGGCTGatttcagatgctgctgtgtgtctctgagtgtatgtgtgtgttttagctaTCAGACGGATACagagttctgttttttttttttcccttattcttCCCTCCCCCCCTTCTTTCCCCttttattttactttctttcttatataaatatgttttagaTTGGAATGACTTATAGGGTCCTGCAATCAAAAAAGGTTGAGGAATACTTGATAGTCTATTGTTTGTAGCAAGTGAAATCAGATTCAATTGAATCACTTCACCAACTAAATCCCCCATGTTTTGTCTATAGTAATTTCACTTTTGAGGCATGTAATTGTGGTTgtggtgtgactgtgtaaagggCTTTCATGTTTACAGTTCTCTTCTTGtgccatttctctgctctgCCCCAGGGGGTGATGCAGTCCCTGCAGTATCCACAACAGGTCACACAGGCACAGTTGGAGCCTCTGGTACTGCAGGGACCTCACGGTCGACTCCTAGGAACCAGGGACAGGTGGAGAAAGATGACGGGGGGAACCAAAAGCGTGCACGAAGACAGTGGGAATCCTGGAGTACTGAAGACAAGAACAGTTTTTTTGAAGGACTTTATGAGgtattgtttgttttgcttagaTATTTGATAAAGTAATGTGCCTATTGTTCTTTTGTAACCCTTGAATTTTTAATTGTATGATATACTATGTTGTGACAAATGCATAACTGAAAATAGTACACACATATTTGGCAGGTCACTGTCCACCAGAGAAATTCTGACATTCCTTATTTGTAACCTTGTATGAACATTGGAAAGCTTTTTTTGGGCTTGAGAGAAGGTAGCGTGATTTGGTAGTAAGGACATTAATTTGGGCAAATTTTAAGGAATTTGAGTTATATTTATATGGTTATAATTTgactttatttttctctctcacagcaTGGGAAGGACTTTGAGGCCATTCAGAATAACATTGCTCTGAAGTATAAGAAGAAAGGCAAGCCGACCAGTATGGTGAAGAACAAGGAGCAGGTTCGCCACTTCTATTACAGGACGTGGCACAAGATCTCCAAACACATTGATTTTAATAATGGTAAGATAGATTCAGGTTTCCTTAGATATTTAGATGTTATTTAAAAGAACGAGACAGTTTCTTGCATTTGTAATTGTTACCAATTTGTATCTCTTGTAGCTGAAGTTTAGGTTTTAATGCAGTATGTTTTTGGTAGTGATGCATGATTTTGAACTTGTGTACTGTGATACATCTTTGAAAAGATATTGTTCATGGTCATGCCACTTTTCTCCTATTGCTTTATACTTAGCATATTCACGTGTGCTGAAGAAGTCCTCCCAGGAACTTTATGGCCTGATATGCTATGCTGAGCTCAGGAAGAAGGTTGGAGGCTGTAAGTATTTGCTGGATTGCTGCATGAAATAAGatggaactttttttttcaattgttATAGCTTTTAAGCTACATGCTTATCTATTCTATACTTTGGTTTTCTGATTCTCTCAGTGATGGACGACAAGAATGTTGCCAGACTGAATGAGCTGATACAGCAGGGGTAAGTAGATGTATTTGTATGATTATGTTTGCATTAAACATAAGATTGAAAGCAATTTCAGTGTATTCAGATGGTGTTGCAGCTAAACGAACTTGcaatttcagtgtgtgtttgtggttccAGGGCCACCACGGTTCGCTCTAAAGGCAGGAACCTGAGGATCAAAGCCCCAATGTGTCGTGCACTTAAAAAAATCTGCGACCCAGATGGTATGTGTCTGTATATGTGATAgtaaatgtatgtatatttgtgtaAGAAACAAAGCGAGATTTTGAGAGACAGTCATGGAATGGTTGTTTAGAGAAATGGAAAGTGGGTCTAATATTGGATGGGGACATAGTGGGTGTCTGTAGAGGCAGTGGCACCCCTCCAGTGTGTAGGTAGGGTGAGTGGTGTGTTTCTATGGTTACAGGCTGTGTGACTGATTGAAAAGTGGGATGAGATGCAGATTGAGGCCATGGACAATAAAGAGAAACATTGGCTTTATTAGtctgtccttttctctttcctgttttgtttattgCCCTTTCTGTTTCCTGTCTCAGGGGTAAGTGATGAGGAGGACCAGAAGCCAGTTCGATTGCCACTGAAGGTGGCTGTGGAGCTGCAGCCTCGAAGTAACCACTCTTGGACTAAGGTTCAGAGTCTGGCTCATAACCCACGTCTAAGGTGAGTCTCACCTGTCTTACATACAACTGTCAACTCCCTGACAAaacataaagaggaaaaaaatttGTTGACATAATGTTAATAAAACCACAGCCCCAAAGCTctgtttaatataattaatgtgTTAAGCCCTGTCATTACAGCCAGAGTGTCCTGCGGATATATATGAAAGTTTTATTAGAATTATCCCTGACAAAACTAACAACGTAAGAACACACATTATGCTTCTGGCCTAAGATTTTTGAGTTACCCCATGGCTCAACCTGGTTTAGGAAAGGAGGACGTGTCATTGTCTTATCTGAACGATATCCTTATGCATACGGGCTCTTTGGATATTTTTCCTACACATTTTTAGAGATGTGCTGCAGGCATTTGGTGCTAGGATTCATTCCATGCTTtttcttatatttctttataaaatacAACTTTCTTTTTTGGTGTGTTTAATGGGGGAGTCAGAGCTAACATGGTGggaatattattattttctttttcctcaggCACTTGGGATACCCTTTTAAAGACCATGTTTTCAGTCCTATTCTGCTATCATTTGTCTTTTAATGTTCATTAATTGATTACTATTGTCCCAGCATTTTTGTGCAACTTTAAGTGACTTGTAGTGCATTTCTCTAAAcccatgtcttttttttttttttttttaaacctagatatttattcatttatttgtacacAACATTGACACCTGTTGTCTTTTATGTGATCTTTATAAATACAACCAACTTTATGCTCAAACAAGGTGACACAAACAAagttatttgcattttaaatcaAGTGATGAAATGTTCCTTTGTATGATTTCTTTGCTttgatttctttgttttttaggaTGGTTGTTGAGTTGCATAGGAAGGTGTCCAGTCTCATTGAGTTCCTGAAACAAAAATGGGCCATTCAGGATCAGCAAATTGTATCCTTTCCACATAGATGTTTGTTGTatctttgtgtgtgagagaaactTAATTGTTTGGTGAACTGCAAAGTGTTATTAAGAACAAGTTAAAGGGTTCTTTTTGTGCATATTTTCAGTATTTGAAAACCATAAAATTTTCTAAGATGCATCTGATTCTACATGCCTGTTATGGTTTGTGCTCTTAACTCTAGTTTGTGTAGCTTAAGAGTCTGGCAGAGCGGGAGGCTCTAGAGGGTGTAGCCCCACCTGGCGAATCTGAGGATTTATATCTGTTTCCAGCAGAGAACAGCACCCTCATTGCTTTGCCAGGTGTTGCTCGTGTTGTACACTCAAAGGCCTCCTGTACAGTGCACTGGCAAGAGACAGGGCGTGGACGTCCAGGTGTGAGAGACCTGCCAGCTGCCCATATCTTGGGCATCCAGCCTGGCAGAGGAACTGGGAAATCAGCCAAGGGGGTCTCAGTTGGTGGAGACACAAAAAGAGTTGATGGACAACTATCTGATGCTGCTGAGAGCAGTATTACAACTACTGGGGCAGAGAACAATATAAACCCTGCCCAGAACACTAACACTCCTACTCCTGTTACTCCTTCTGCATCATCCTCCCCTTGCCCAACACAGGAAGGCAGCGGTGCAATGACTGTTGACCCAACAGGGCTATCACAGACTCAAACATGCTTTAGTGCTAAGGCTAAGGACACTCAAGTTATCCAAGGAGATTGCACTCCCACAGACCACAGCAAAGAGGAACCTGGACCAGGAGGTGGGGTTACAACTGATGTAGCCCCACCTCCTCCTGAGCCTACAGTGCGTGGTGATGAGGCAGCTGTGACTGGACGCTCTACTCAGCAGATTCGTGAGGAAGGCTGGAGCTCACAGGGCTCTGAGAATGTAACGTTGGCTGAACTCTACCTCATGCTAGGCAAGCCAGGGAAACTGCAGCTGGAATATGAATGGCAACCCAAGTCCCGTCCTCCAGTCCTGCCCACCAGTCAAAGCGTACTTCGCTGTCTCCTCAGGCTTGTCTCGTCAGAGGTCAATCCCAAACCCGTGAGTTGCATGGAACTCTTAACCTTGGCCTGAAAACTAgtttattaacaaaacaattATGTGaggtttctgtttttatttttatgtatttatttttttcttctctgtgtgttttgcctGTTTATGTTCTTTCTTATTCTGTCAGACCCCAGATGTGTGTTCAGTTGGGACATCTCCAGTGAAACCGGGGCAGGAGGAGCAGTCTCTGACCCCTCCAGGCAAGTCTCAAGCAGGAGGAACTCGCAGCCCCAGCTGCAGCCGTCAACAACATGCAGCACGCTCCAAAATTCTGCCCAGTGCACTCAGCACAGGTACATAACACACTCACTATTTTTAGCCTATATCATTGTTTTCAGGGAGTACTATATTGATTTTGAATGTAGTCttatataaaataatggttCATAATTTACATAAGGTAAATTCAGTAACCGTTTCTCCACAGGTGGACGCAACCTTCCACGTTCCCTATTAGTTGGTGACAGTGACGGCGGTGTGTTTGCTGTTCCCACGACTCTTCCACCTAATAGCTCCCGGCACTTACGGATGTTTTCTCCCAATAAGGAAGCAGAGCTAGCCTTCCGCCAGCAGCTGGACTCGATCAGTGTAAGTGGGTGCCTAATTTAGAATTCATGGCAGTcgtaaattaatttaataccaGCTTATGTCATACATATCACATTGGTATGAGTGGTATGGTAGGTAATGATTTTTAGTGGACACTGTGATTTTCAGAATCTCTCAGTTGTAATGCATCTAATACTACATGGCAGTTGTCTGATGCAAAGTGTTGGCAGCATTGTACAAACTACAAATGAGACTTCCACAAAACATGATCTTTCACCTGGAGAGATTTATAACAATGTGTACTTGATGACATCATCACAGTGCTTCAGAAATAATCATATTAAGTGTAGTTCATTTAAGGCAtacttttatattaattatttaacattactgttatttgtaattattttaacattAGTGTATTTGTCTCTTCAGTCAGATATTTTCCTACCCAAGCAAAGAAAAGTCGGCAGAGGGCGTCCACTGAGGAAGCCACTTGTTGTGCAGGTGAGACAAGCAAAATATGGACGGATGTTAAAGGCTGGGGTGAAAAGTTCAGGGAGCAGCTGTGTCCTAGTGTTTAGAGAAGCGTGCTTGTGACTCGAAGGTCACCAGTTTGATCCCCACAACCAGCAGCACCAAACCTCCAAAATGCCCCCTGAGTGCCAAGGGGGGTTGCCCACTTTccttgtgggggggggggtgtggggggggtgttctCTGCAATAGATGGATAAATGCGGAGGACAAATTTCATTGCACAGTGATCATAAAGCATGACTTCAGACATTTCACACGATGGAATAATTGGTTATTTGTCTATTTCATTGTTTAATAATCTTTGCTGTCACTGTTGATTATGGCTAAAGTCTTGGCTTGCATAACATTGACAATTAAGAAATAAAGTCTGTTTTTCCCTGCAGAGAACGTTGCTGCCTCGAACAGCAGGAGACACTTCCCAGCATGTGTGCTCCTTCTCCATTCTCTCCAATTCTTCAGCCACTGGTAGGATACTTGTGGAACCCATTTCAGCTGTTTATCTTGTAATGAACTGTAAATATTGAGTACAAATCGTTT encodes:
- the cramp1 gene encoding protein cramped-like isoform X1 yields the protein MVKRKKIASAAEELENGMTVNNGASSGAEGASNAARKLDNGGEDEESASEQQPSTKRRDAEEETLLSAVDRIGPAQSSSSPNPSPGQDQHHFLRSSVRPPSKRLRKELAAPALNGHSGARARGGDAVPAVSTTGHTGTVGASGTAGTSRSTPRNQGQVEKDDGGNQKRARRQWESWSTEDKNSFFEGLYEHGKDFEAIQNNIALKYKKKGKPTSMVKNKEQVRHFYYRTWHKISKHIDFNNAYSRVLKKSSQELYGLICYAELRKKVGGLMDDKNVARLNELIQQGATTVRSKGRNLRIKAPMCRALKKICDPDGVSDEEDQKPVRLPLKVAVELQPRSNHSWTKVQSLAHNPRLRMVVELHRKVSSLIEFLKQKWAIQDQQILKSLAEREALEGVAPPGESEDLYLFPAENSTLIALPGVARVVHSKASCTVHWQETGRGRPGVRDLPAAHILGIQPGRGTGKSAKGVSVGGDTKRVDGQLSDAAESSITTTGAENNINPAQNTNTPTPVTPSASSSPCPTQEGSGAMTVDPTGLSQTQTCFSAKAKDTQVIQGDCTPTDHSKEEPGPGGGVTTDVAPPPPEPTVRGDEAAVTGRSTQQIREEGWSSQGSENVTLAELYLMLGKPGKLQLEYEWQPKSRPPVLPTSQSVLRCLLRLVSSEVNPKPTPDVCSVGTSPVKPGQEEQSLTPPGKSQAGGTRSPSCSRQQHAARSKILPSALSTGGRNLPRSLLVGDSDGGVFAVPTTLPPNSSRHLRMFSPNKEAELAFRQQLDSISSDIFLPKQRKVGRGRPLRKPLVVQRTLLPRTAGDTSQHVCSFSILSNSSATGTGSFRPIQARLPTTRPLPLKATSTTINPGSTSQLSSAIDLAAKSAGIIPGSPCPELESPALESSLKEPEESTPPLPAAPEPGMLQQEPEGSLQNGVSPPSPGSGDSLLAPPSVASLLDISLPGPPDESLPPGDPHTHISDSIIELAINSAHFGDGSSLSPPKLNGSDRSKLISSPSDSPAHSWIPSPTHDPQWYPSDSSDSTLGCLLSSLVSPDKTRRPVLPPVEPSSGTALLGPSLLDSNSHDSFQARGLTDVVEMDTQLACMMSESSVDYIARFNDLAQELSISEPSLPPPGV
- the cramp1 gene encoding protein cramped-like isoform X2; translated protein: MVKRKKIASAAEELENGMTVNNGASSGAEGASNAARKLDNGGEDEESASEQQPSTKRRDAEEETLLSAVDRIGPAQSSSSPNPSPGQDQHHFLRSSVRPPSKRLRKELAAPALNGHSGARARGGDAVPAVSTTGHTGTVGASGTAGTSRSTPRNQGQVEKDDGGNQKRARRQWESWSTEDKNSFFEGLYEHGKDFEAIQNNIALKYKKKGKPTSMVKNKEQVRHFYYRTWHKISKHIDFNNAYSRVLKKSSQELYGLICYAELRKKVGGLMDDKNVARLNELIQQGATTVRSKGRNLRIKAPMCRALKKICDPDGVSDEEDQKPVRLPLKVAVELQPRSNHSWTKVQSLAHNPRLRMVVELHRKVSSLIEFLKQKWAIQDQQILKSLAEREALEGVAPPGESEDLYLFPAENSTLIALPGVARVVHSKASCTVHWQETGRGRPGVRDLPAAHILGIQPGRGTGKSAKGVSVGGDTKRVDGQLSDAAESSITTTGAENNINPAQNTNTPTPVTPSASSSPCPTQEGSGAMTVDPTGLSQTQTCFSAKAKDTQVIQGDCTPTDHSKEEPPPEPTVRGDEAAVTGRSTQQIREEGWSSQGSENVTLAELYLMLGKPGKLQLEYEWQPKSRPPVLPTSQSVLRCLLRLVSSEVNPKPTPDVCSVGTSPVKPGQEEQSLTPPGKSQAGGTRSPSCSRQQHAARSKILPSALSTGGRNLPRSLLVGDSDGGVFAVPTTLPPNSSRHLRMFSPNKEAELAFRQQLDSISSDIFLPKQRKVGRGRPLRKPLVVQRTLLPRTAGDTSQHVCSFSILSNSSATGTGSFRPIQARLPTTRPLPLKATSTTINPGSTSQLSSAIDLAAKSAGIIPGSPCPELESPALESSLKEPEESTPPLPAAPEPGMLQQEPEGSLQNGVSPPSPGSGDSLLAPPSVASLLDISLPGPPDESLPPGDPHTHISDSIIELAINSAHFGDGSSLSPPKLNGSDRSKLISSPSDSPAHSWIPSPTHDPQWYPSDSSDSTLGCLLSSLVSPDKTRRPVLPPVEPSSGTALLGPSLLDSNSHDSFQARGLTDVVEMDTQLACMMSESSVDYIARFNDLAQELSISEPSLPPPGV
- the cramp1 gene encoding protein cramped-like isoform X3; protein product: MTVNNGASSGAEGASNAARKLDNGGEDEESASEQQPSTKRRDAEEETLLSAVDRIGPAQSSSSPNPSPGQDQHHFLRSSVRPPSKRLRKELAAPALNGHSGARARGGDAVPAVSTTGHTGTVGASGTAGTSRSTPRNQGQVEKDDGGNQKRARRQWESWSTEDKNSFFEGLYEHGKDFEAIQNNIALKYKKKGKPTSMVKNKEQVRHFYYRTWHKISKHIDFNNAYSRVLKKSSQELYGLICYAELRKKVGGLMDDKNVARLNELIQQGATTVRSKGRNLRIKAPMCRALKKICDPDGVSDEEDQKPVRLPLKVAVELQPRSNHSWTKVQSLAHNPRLRMVVELHRKVSSLIEFLKQKWAIQDQQILKSLAEREALEGVAPPGESEDLYLFPAENSTLIALPGVARVVHSKASCTVHWQETGRGRPGVRDLPAAHILGIQPGRGTGKSAKGVSVGGDTKRVDGQLSDAAESSITTTGAENNINPAQNTNTPTPVTPSASSSPCPTQEGSGAMTVDPTGLSQTQTCFSAKAKDTQVIQGDCTPTDHSKEEPGPGGGVTTDVAPPPPEPTVRGDEAAVTGRSTQQIREEGWSSQGSENVTLAELYLMLGKPGKLQLEYEWQPKSRPPVLPTSQSVLRCLLRLVSSEVNPKPTPDVCSVGTSPVKPGQEEQSLTPPGKSQAGGTRSPSCSRQQHAARSKILPSALSTGGRNLPRSLLVGDSDGGVFAVPTTLPPNSSRHLRMFSPNKEAELAFRQQLDSISSDIFLPKQRKVGRGRPLRKPLVVQRTLLPRTAGDTSQHVCSFSILSNSSATGTGSFRPIQARLPTTRPLPLKATSTTINPGSTSQLSSAIDLAAKSAGIIPGSPCPELESPALESSLKEPEESTPPLPAAPEPGMLQQEPEGSLQNGVSPPSPGSGDSLLAPPSVASLLDISLPGPPDESLPPGDPHTHISDSIIELAINSAHFGDGSSLSPPKLNGSDRSKLISSPSDSPAHSWIPSPTHDPQWYPSDSSDSTLGCLLSSLVSPDKTRRPVLPPVEPSSGTALLGPSLLDSNSHDSFQARGLTDVVEMDTQLACMMSESSVDYIARFNDLAQELSISEPSLPPPGV